The following proteins are co-located in the Spinactinospora alkalitolerans genome:
- a CDS encoding DUF1707 SHOCT-like domain-containing protein, with protein sequence MRASDADRDAVAERLAIALTEGRLDLAEYERRLDLAMHAVVLGDLAPITADLPEPPAPGAEPADLVKAGHLPVVSPWKDWIDEWRWWLGGAIIMTGIWGVTSVIGGALLPFWPLVPLGIWAAILVAAAVWPDESSGSRR encoded by the coding sequence ATGCGCGCCTCGGACGCCGACCGCGACGCCGTCGCCGAGCGTCTCGCGATCGCTCTCACCGAAGGCCGCCTCGACCTCGCCGAATACGAGCGCCGCCTGGACCTGGCCATGCACGCCGTCGTGCTGGGCGACCTCGCGCCGATCACCGCCGACCTGCCCGAGCCGCCCGCGCCCGGAGCCGAACCGGCCGACCTCGTCAAAGCGGGCCACCTGCCGGTCGTCTCGCCGTGGAAGGACTGGATCGACGAGTGGCGGTGGTGGCTGGGCGGCGCCATCATCATGACCGGGATCTGGGGCGTCACCAGCGTCATCGGCGGGGCCCTGCTGCCGTTCTGGCCGCTCGTTCCGCTGGGGATCTGGGCCGCGATCCTGGTCGCCGCCGCGGTGTGGCCGGACGAGAGCTCGGGCAGCCGCCGCTGA
- a CDS encoding RNA polymerase sigma factor — MSDQPQDATSIADLVKRAAESDDRAWEELHARYSGRLWVVIRSYRLSFHDCQDVAQTVWCNLSENLTRLRDPARVGAWLAVTAHNECRRQVRLRRRTHPYDPGGLDRPDHRSPEAVHLAAEGAAAVYGALRRLDHPDRLVALLRLEAPELGADEVAELAGVPVGELGRIRRRAFRRLRRLLSEWP; from the coding sequence GTGAGTGACCAGCCCCAGGACGCGACTTCCATCGCGGACCTGGTGAAGCGGGCGGCCGAGAGCGACGACCGGGCGTGGGAGGAGCTGCACGCGCGCTACTCCGGGCGGCTGTGGGTGGTCATCCGCTCCTACCGGCTCTCCTTCCACGATTGCCAGGACGTCGCCCAGACCGTCTGGTGCAACCTCAGCGAGAACCTGACCCGGCTGCGCGACCCCGCCCGGGTCGGCGCGTGGCTGGCCGTCACCGCGCACAACGAGTGCCGCAGGCAGGTCCGGCTGCGTCGGCGGACGCACCCGTACGACCCCGGCGGGCTGGACCGCCCCGACCACCGCAGTCCCGAGGCCGTCCACCTCGCCGCCGAAGGCGCCGCGGCCGTGTACGGGGCGCTGAGGCGGCTGGACCACCCCGACCGGCTCGTGGCGCTGCTGCGCCTGGAGGCGCCGGAGCTCGGCGCCGACGAGGTCGCCGAGTTGGCCGGCGTACCGGTCGGCGAGCTCGGCCGCATCAGGCGCCGTGCGTTCCGCCGACTGCGCCGGCTGCTCAGCGAGTGGCCGTGA
- a CDS encoding ATP-grasp domain-containing protein, with amino-acid sequence MVTTAGSASTSGTILHLRERGYRVVATDIDATAPGLYVADRGYLVPPGDTDDFLPEMRGICLKEDAAAVVPLVDEELAVIGELEDEGIAVLLPRSGFVTACLDKYALMKRLAEVGIPVPATRLASDWAGDLEFPLVVKPRSGRGSRGVAVCESAAELGRLLKDAPYSAGDLVLQEQITGPEFTVSVVAWRDGAVQAVVSKEIILKRGVTKFAVTRRNDRVAEVCRAVQRELRADGPFNVQLALDAAGEPFIFEINPRFSSTAPLTAASGVDEIAGLLGQALGGGPALTDKWHEGLVMVRRWADEFVDEAHFGSHGFRPGREMPDYLGPVVQALR; translated from the coding sequence GTGGTCACGACCGCGGGCTCGGCCTCGACCTCAGGAACGATCCTGCACCTGCGCGAGCGCGGTTACCGGGTCGTCGCAACCGACATCGACGCCACCGCACCGGGACTGTACGTGGCCGACCGCGGCTACCTGGTGCCTCCCGGCGACACCGACGACTTCCTGCCGGAGATGCGCGGAATCTGCCTCAAGGAGGACGCGGCCGCGGTCGTCCCGCTGGTCGACGAGGAACTCGCCGTCATCGGTGAGCTGGAGGACGAGGGCATCGCCGTCTTGCTCCCCCGCTCCGGCTTCGTCACCGCCTGCCTGGACAAGTACGCGCTGATGAAGCGGCTGGCCGAGGTCGGCATCCCGGTGCCGGCGACCCGGCTGGCCTCGGACTGGGCCGGCGACCTGGAATTCCCGCTCGTGGTCAAACCGCGCTCGGGGCGGGGCAGCAGGGGCGTGGCCGTGTGCGAGTCGGCCGCCGAACTGGGCCGACTGCTCAAGGACGCCCCCTACTCCGCGGGCGACCTCGTCCTGCAGGAGCAGATCACCGGGCCGGAGTTCACCGTCTCCGTCGTGGCCTGGCGCGACGGCGCGGTGCAGGCCGTGGTCTCCAAGGAGATCATCCTCAAGCGCGGGGTCACCAAGTTCGCGGTCACCCGGCGCAACGACCGCGTGGCCGAGGTGTGCCGCGCCGTCCAGCGCGAGCTCCGGGCCGACGGCCCGTTCAACGTCCAGCTCGCCCTGGACGCGGCGGGAGAGCCCTTCATCTTCGAGATCAACCCGCGCTTCTCCTCCACGGCCCCACTGACCGCGGCCTCCGGCGTGGACGAGATCGCCGGGCTGCTCGGCCAGGCCCTGGGCGGCGGGCCGGCGCTGACCGACAAGTGGCACGAAGGACTGGTCATGGTGCGCCGGTGGGCCGACGAGTTCGTCGACGAGGCGCACTTCGGCTCGCACGGCTTCAGGCCCGGCCGCGAGATGCCGGACTACCTGGGGCCCGTCGTGCAGGCCCTCCGATGA
- a CDS encoding DUF1707 SHOCT-like domain-containing protein translates to MRAADADRDAVAERLATALAEGRLDLEEYDLRLSSAMRAATLGQLEPLTADLPLRQEARSPEPPASDAGSGDASPWREWFDEWRSWLGGAVIMVAIWGGTSLLNGEPQAFWPVLPLGIWAAILIAGLFWPQHDGCGGKSG, encoded by the coding sequence ATTCGCGCCGCCGACGCCGACCGCGACGCCGTCGCCGAACGCCTCGCCACCGCGCTCGCCGAGGGCCGCCTGGACCTGGAGGAGTACGACCTGCGGTTGAGTTCGGCCATGCGGGCCGCCACCCTGGGCCAGCTCGAACCGCTGACGGCCGATCTGCCGCTCCGGCAGGAGGCCCGCTCCCCCGAGCCCCCGGCCTCCGATGCCGGCTCCGGCGACGCGTCGCCGTGGCGGGAGTGGTTCGACGAATGGCGCTCCTGGCTGGGCGGGGCCGTCATCATGGTCGCCATCTGGGGCGGAACCAGCCTCCTCAACGGGGAGCCGCAGGCGTTCTGGCCGGTGCTCCCGCTGGGGATCTGGGCGGCGATCCTGATCGCCGGCCTGTTCTGGCCCCAGCACGACGGATGCGGCGGGAAGAGCGGGTGA
- a CDS encoding CHAT domain-containing protein, which yields MTVRRTEDETAHQITLVARDPARAHLHARRLLARSSEPRTRSIALRLLGLAQYELGAVRAADRTLGEASEVADRAGLADAADQARVSRLGLLARRGGGGALGPLLDDAVRPERPAQAFALINRGVSACQLGRFEAALADFDAAMHRMGPDADARLLPGLLCNRGLALMYAGRFAESAEDLSRALALTEQHALDHLRGLTLQNLGCLAVAEGDVARAVLRFDSAEVLLPEQRRTTLRLDRADALVAAGMHREAGALLRSLPRSGGDARPDAEYATTRLIRAKLHLGRGDRTAAAAQAGEVRAAFAPDSVWAELALQIEWSARFVTGRRERPRPVPPSVGAAGTRSGAAEGPSGSGDVDAADDPARPGRSGDPLRLPEWAADLPATAGTARLLADAVATAPLGPPTLAAPRPGHARALRALAAGDRAAVRRELRRALAGSDRAPAAAGHLETAAHARASVAELARLGAEMALSCGDATEALEWLEWPERAGETAPAARRCRDAGWLRLLDRYRAAHVRAAAGDEAAGAELYDLETRLGLAQWHPGCPAPAVGAPSSGPVTHGIAAALDRRAFVRYTRLRGAPVAITLVDGRARAHPLPTAPALGDAIDTLLHAARRDVTAPGTGAGPLTAERAALVARLLVEPVADAVADRPLVIAPPPEAQALPWGLLPGLRGRPVSIVASGRAWLRCRRRRLPRTPRVLLVAGAGLPGAEAEIEALRRERPGARVLSGARAHASALVRELGRADLAHVTAHGGVPADAPMRSGISLAGGPLFAYDLERVPRPPALTVLSSCAVGRSVPSPTGVPLGLGAALLACGGGTVIASVLPVPDIGTAAAMVRLHAALRSGAPASRAVADHLAGSGFVCFGAG from the coding sequence ATGACGGTTCGGCGAACCGAAGACGAGACGGCCCACCAGATCACCCTTGTCGCACGGGACCCCGCACGGGCCCATCTGCACGCGAGACGGCTGCTCGCCCGTTCGTCCGAACCCCGCACCAGATCCATCGCGCTGCGGCTGCTGGGACTGGCCCAGTACGAACTGGGCGCGGTGCGGGCCGCCGACCGGACGCTGGGCGAGGCCTCCGAGGTCGCCGACCGGGCCGGTCTGGCGGACGCGGCGGACCAGGCGCGCGTCTCACGGCTGGGGCTGCTGGCCCGCAGGGGAGGCGGCGGGGCGCTCGGCCCGCTGCTGGACGACGCGGTCCGCCCCGAACGCCCCGCGCAGGCGTTCGCACTGATCAACCGCGGGGTGTCGGCCTGCCAGCTCGGCCGGTTCGAGGCCGCGCTCGCCGACTTCGACGCCGCGATGCACCGGATGGGGCCCGATGCCGACGCCCGGCTGCTGCCCGGGCTGCTGTGCAACCGCGGGCTCGCGCTGATGTACGCCGGGAGGTTCGCGGAGTCGGCCGAGGACCTGTCGCGGGCGCTGGCGCTCACCGAGCAGCACGCCCTGGACCACCTGCGGGGGCTGACCCTGCAGAACCTCGGCTGCCTGGCCGTCGCCGAGGGCGACGTCGCGCGGGCCGTGCTCCGCTTCGACTCGGCCGAGGTACTGCTCCCCGAGCAGCGCAGGACCACGCTGCGGCTGGACCGGGCCGACGCCCTGGTGGCCGCGGGCATGCACAGGGAGGCCGGTGCGCTGCTGCGCTCGCTGCCGCGTTCGGGCGGGGATGCGCGCCCCGACGCCGAGTACGCCACGACCCGCCTGATCCGCGCCAAGCTGCATCTGGGCAGGGGCGACCGGACGGCCGCCGCGGCGCAGGCCGGGGAGGTGCGTGCGGCGTTCGCTCCCGACTCGGTCTGGGCGGAACTGGCGCTGCAGATCGAGTGGTCGGCGCGCTTCGTCACCGGTCGGCGGGAGCGGCCGCGGCCGGTCCCGCCGAGCGTCGGGGCCGCGGGGACCCGCTCCGGCGCCGCCGAAGGCCCCAGTGGCAGCGGGGACGTCGACGCCGCGGACGATCCGGCGCGGCCGGGCCGCTCCGGGGATCCGCTGCGGCTGCCGGAGTGGGCCGCGGACCTCCCGGCCACCGCCGGGACCGCCCGGCTGCTGGCCGACGCCGTGGCGACCGCGCCGCTGGGGCCGCCGACGCTGGCCGCACCGCGGCCCGGGCACGCCCGCGCGCTGCGGGCGCTGGCAGCGGGCGACCGCGCGGCCGTCCGGCGGGAACTGCGGCGCGCCCTGGCCGGATCGGACCGTGCTCCGGCGGCCGCGGGCCACCTGGAAACCGCGGCGCACGCCCGCGCCTCCGTTGCGGAGCTGGCCCGGCTGGGCGCCGAGATGGCGCTGTCCTGCGGCGACGCGACCGAGGCCCTGGAGTGGCTGGAGTGGCCCGAGCGCGCCGGGGAGACCGCCCCCGCGGCGCGCCGGTGCCGCGACGCGGGCTGGCTGCGGCTGCTGGACCGCTACCGCGCCGCGCACGTCCGCGCGGCGGCCGGGGACGAGGCCGCCGGGGCGGAGCTGTACGACCTGGAGACCCGGCTGGGCCTGGCGCAGTGGCACCCCGGCTGCCCGGCTCCCGCGGTCGGCGCGCCCTCGTCCGGCCCGGTGACGCACGGGATCGCGGCCGCACTGGACCGGCGCGCGTTCGTCCGCTACACCCGGCTGCGCGGAGCGCCGGTCGCCATCACGCTGGTGGACGGCCGGGCCAGGGCGCACCCGCTGCCGACCGCCCCCGCGCTCGGCGACGCGATCGACACGCTGCTGCACGCGGCGCGGCGCGACGTGACCGCCCCCGGCACCGGCGCGGGCCCGCTCACGGCCGAGCGCGCCGCCCTGGTCGCGCGGCTGCTGGTGGAGCCGGTCGCCGACGCGGTCGCCGACCGCCCCCTGGTGATCGCCCCGCCCCCGGAGGCCCAGGCGCTGCCGTGGGGCCTGCTGCCCGGTCTGCGCGGGCGTCCGGTCAGCATCGTCGCCTCGGGCCGGGCGTGGCTGCGCTGCCGACGGCGGAGGCTGCCCAGGACCCCCCGCGTGCTGCTCGTCGCCGGGGCCGGGCTCCCCGGAGCCGAGGCGGAGATCGAGGCGTTGCGGCGGGAACGCCCCGGCGCACGGGTGCTCAGCGGGGCGCGGGCGCACGCGTCGGCGCTGGTGCGCGAACTGGGGCGCGCCGATCTCGCCCACGTCACCGCGCACGGCGGCGTCCCCGCGGACGCCCCGATGCGGTCGGGGATCTCGCTGGCCGGCGGCCCCCTGTTCGCCTACGACCTGGAGCGGGTGCCGCGGCCGCCGGCGCTGACCGTGCTGTCCTCCTGCGCCGTGGGGCGGTCGGTGCCCTCCCCCACCGGGGTGCCGCTGGGCCTGGGCGCCGCCCTGCTGGCGTGCGGCGGCGGGACCGTCATCGCCAGCGTGCTGCCGGTGCCCGACATCGGGACCGCGGCGGCGATGGTCCGGCTGCACGCGGCGCTGCGCTCCGGCGCACCGGCGAGCCGGGCGGTCGCCGACCACCTGGCCGGCTCCGGTTTCGTCTGCTTCGGCGCCGGCTGA
- a CDS encoding DUF1707 domain-containing protein translates to MDDDRVPPERLRASDADRDAVAERLAAALSEGRLDLTEYGERLDSAMRAKTLGELAPITADLPPPAPVERGSDQMDPARLGAADVSARTWRDRLEPWRGLAGVSVIMIGIWGVTSVLAGSLLPFWPLWPIGFMFVFALANAVSGETGGNRDDG, encoded by the coding sequence ATGGACGACGATCGCGTTCCCCCAGAGCGGCTGCGTGCCTCCGACGCCGACCGCGACGCCGTCGCCGAGCGTCTCGCGGCCGCCCTGTCGGAAGGCCGGCTGGACCTGACCGAGTACGGCGAGCGCCTGGATTCGGCGATGCGGGCGAAGACGCTGGGCGAGCTCGCGCCGATCACCGCCGACCTCCCCCCGCCCGCCCCCGTGGAGCGCGGCTCCGACCAGATGGACCCCGCCCGGCTCGGCGCGGCCGACGTGTCGGCCAGGACGTGGCGCGACCGCTTGGAGCCGTGGCGGGGACTGGCCGGGGTCTCCGTCATCATGATCGGGATCTGGGGCGTCACCAGTGTCCTCGCCGGAAGCCTCCTGCCGTTCTGGCCGCTGTGGCCGATCGGCTTCATGTTCGTCTTCGCGCTGGCCAACGCGGTGAGCGGCGAGACCGGCGGGAACAGGGACGACGGTTAG
- a CDS encoding DUF3145 domain-containing protein has product MSARGVLYVHSAPAALCPHVEWAVAGVVGVPVKLDWEAQPAAPGTYRAELNWQGAPGTSGAIASALNGWQRLRHEITEEPSPGCDGVRYAYTPTLGVFSAVTSALGEVLVPEARLRNAMERAAAQGVDLAEELDRLTGRAWDEELEPFRYAGDGAPVRWLHAAG; this is encoded by the coding sequence GTGTCCGCACGTGGCGTCTTGTACGTCCACTCCGCGCCTGCGGCGCTGTGCCCACACGTCGAGTGGGCGGTCGCGGGCGTGGTTGGCGTACCTGTGAAACTTGACTGGGAGGCACAGCCCGCGGCCCCGGGGACCTACCGCGCCGAGCTCAACTGGCAGGGCGCGCCGGGTACCTCCGGTGCCATCGCCTCGGCCCTGAACGGCTGGCAGCGGCTGCGCCATGAGATCACGGAGGAGCCCAGCCCCGGATGTGACGGAGTGCGCTATGCCTACACTCCCACCCTCGGTGTGTTCTCGGCGGTGACGAGCGCCCTGGGCGAGGTGCTGGTGCCCGAGGCGCGGTTGCGCAACGCGATGGAGCGCGCGGCGGCGCAGGGCGTCGACCTGGCCGAGGAACTGGACCGCCTCACCGGACGGGCCTGGGACGAGGAGCTGGAGCCCTTCCGCTACGCCGGCGACGGCGCCCCCGTGCGCTGGCTGCACGCCGCGGGATGA
- a CDS encoding 3'(2'),5'-bisphosphate nucleotidase CysQ family protein — MNTDRPGRIAHELADALSWAVLEVGVLLREWRADSRATSGSWEGLQFKAGADAMAHDALSSRLRAIDPGIPVLSEEDPASLASRPDRYWLIDPVDGTASYAHGFPGYVTQAALMADRGPVLSAIYAPEPDVMYAAVRGMGATANGHSLLPCGAAPPGSGTLIDNTPEPRGIARAVHDRFGYTAYLECGSISLKLCRIAEGSAHLFVKDVPVRDWDVAAPELLLAEVGGALRRLDGSAFDYSGGFEHTGLIGAADPATCAAVARWYRESGGDGLR, encoded by the coding sequence ATGAACACCGACCGGCCCGGCCGGATCGCGCACGAGCTCGCCGACGCGCTGTCGTGGGCCGTGCTGGAGGTCGGCGTCCTGCTGCGCGAATGGCGTGCGGACTCCCGGGCCACCAGCGGCTCCTGGGAGGGGCTGCAGTTCAAGGCCGGGGCCGACGCGATGGCGCACGACGCCCTCAGCTCGCGGCTGCGGGCGATCGATCCGGGGATCCCGGTGCTCAGCGAGGAGGATCCGGCCTCGCTGGCGTCCCGACCCGACCGGTACTGGCTGATCGATCCCGTCGACGGCACGGCCAGCTACGCGCACGGCTTCCCCGGCTACGTCACCCAGGCCGCGCTGATGGCCGACCGCGGACCCGTGCTGTCCGCCATCTACGCCCCCGAGCCCGACGTCATGTACGCGGCCGTGCGCGGCATGGGGGCCACGGCGAACGGGCACTCGCTGCTGCCCTGCGGCGCCGCGCCGCCGGGCAGCGGCACCCTGATCGACAACACCCCCGAACCGCGGGGCATCGCCCGCGCCGTCCACGACCGCTTCGGCTACACCGCCTACCTGGAGTGCGGGAGCATCTCGCTGAAGCTGTGCAGGATCGCGGAGGGGTCGGCGCACCTGTTCGTCAAGGACGTCCCGGTGCGCGACTGGGACGTCGCCGCCCCGGAACTGCTGCTCGCGGAGGTCGGCGGCGCGCTGCGCAGACTGGACGGGTCGGCGTTCGACTACAGCGGAGGCTTCGAGCACACCGGACTGATCGGCGCGGCCGACCCCGCCACGTGCGCCGCGGTCGCCCGGTGGTACCGCGAGAGCGGCGGGGACGGGCTCCGGTGA